A genome region from Oceanidesulfovibrio indonesiensis includes the following:
- a CDS encoding multiheme c-type cytochrome has product MWRILTMLTAGGLFAVLCFGIVVPGQALEEKNAEEAPVSGDSSQCLACHEALHPGIVEGWRKSRHARRTPAQALEESELARRISSEDIPEELMNNAVGCAECHTMRPEAHADTFEHAGFDVHIVVSPDDCETCHRTERQQYSENLMAHAYGNLENNPLYQQLVISVNGIPERKEDGRVEFSGNDPQTYAESCLYCHGTKLSVSGTKARETDYGTFDVPVIDGWPNQGSGRVNLDGSLGSCTACHTRHKFSIEEARSPSTCRECHEGPDVPAYKIYMNSKHGGIYSSGHKDWDFSAVPWTVGEDFRSPTCATCHASLLTTPDGTVVAERTHAMKERLPWRIFGLIYAHPQPVNPDTSIIVNEQGIHLPTTLDGDFAMEYLIDEKEQAARTETMQSVCRSCHGDNWVDGHWARFENTIRQTNAQTLAATRLISEAWKEGYNRGPEQGESPFDEHGERIWSGLWLFSANHVRFASAMAGGGDYGVFADGRYHMTDRYLELHDWLETQRKLSETAEAK; this is encoded by the coding sequence ATGTGGCGTATATTGACCATGCTCACTGCAGGCGGCCTGTTTGCCGTGCTGTGTTTCGGCATAGTCGTGCCGGGCCAGGCGCTGGAGGAAAAAAACGCGGAGGAAGCGCCGGTCTCGGGTGATTCGTCACAGTGCCTCGCCTGCCACGAGGCGCTGCATCCCGGCATCGTTGAAGGGTGGCGCAAGAGCCGCCATGCGCGGCGCACCCCGGCCCAGGCCCTGGAGGAAAGCGAGCTCGCCCGCCGCATTTCCAGCGAAGACATCCCCGAGGAGTTGATGAACAACGCCGTGGGCTGCGCCGAGTGCCACACCATGCGCCCTGAGGCCCACGCCGACACTTTCGAACATGCGGGGTTCGACGTGCACATCGTGGTGAGTCCGGACGACTGCGAAACGTGCCACCGGACCGAACGACAGCAGTACAGCGAGAATCTCATGGCCCACGCATACGGCAATCTGGAGAACAATCCGCTGTATCAGCAACTCGTCATCTCGGTGAACGGCATTCCCGAACGGAAAGAGGACGGCAGGGTCGAGTTTTCGGGCAATGATCCGCAAACCTACGCCGAGAGCTGCCTGTACTGCCACGGCACAAAGCTTTCCGTGAGTGGAACCAAGGCGCGGGAGACCGACTATGGCACCTTCGACGTGCCAGTGATCGACGGCTGGCCCAACCAGGGCTCCGGCCGCGTGAACCTGGACGGCAGCCTGGGCTCCTGCACCGCCTGCCACACGCGGCACAAGTTTTCCATCGAGGAGGCGCGCTCGCCCTCCACATGCCGGGAGTGCCACGAAGGCCCGGACGTGCCGGCCTACAAGATTTACATGAACTCCAAGCACGGAGGCATCTATAGTTCCGGCCACAAGGACTGGGACTTTTCAGCCGTGCCGTGGACCGTTGGCGAGGATTTCCGCTCGCCCACCTGCGCCACCTGCCACGCATCGCTGTTGACCACGCCGGACGGCACGGTGGTGGCGGAGCGCACCCACGCCATGAAGGAACGCCTGCCGTGGCGGATTTTCGGCCTCATTTACGCGCACCCTCAGCCGGTGAATCCGGATACGTCGATCATCGTGAACGAGCAGGGCATCCACCTGCCCACCACCCTCGACGGCGATTTCGCCATGGAATACCTCATCGATGAAAAGGAGCAGGCCGCGCGCACCGAAACCATGCAGTCCGTCTGCCGGTCCTGCCACGGCGACAACTGGGTCGACGGCCACTGGGCGCGCTTCGAGAACACCATCCGCCAGACCAACGCGCAGACCCTGGCCGCCACCCGGCTCATCAGCGAAGCCTGGAAAGAAGGCTACAATCGCGGGCCGGAGCAGGGCGAAAGTCCGTTCGACGAGCATGGCGAACGGATTTGGAGCGGGTTGTGGCTGTTCTCGGCCAACCACGTGCGCTTCGCCTCGGCCATGGCCGGGGGCGGGGACTACGGCGTGTTCGCGGACGGCCGCTACCATATGACCGACCGCTACCTTGAACTGCACGACTGGCTGGAAACCCAGCGCAAGCTTTCCGAAACTGCGGAGGCAAAATAG
- a CDS encoding NUDIX hydrolase, translating into MTNSPDDAPTPPWLEWAREMQAMAQTGLTYAKSHYDEILFRRFMEIAAEMTAMHGRLEPAAVEQVFLCQPGYSTVKVDVRGAVIREGRVLLVQERLDEKWCLPGGWADVGEYPSAMVEREIQEESGVDARAARLVGLYDANRKGRPLEFFHAYKAVFLCKDLGGEPRPSEETMDAAFFDFDDLPVLSENRTDARHLAEIRRHLADPCRPAAFE; encoded by the coding sequence ATGACGAACAGCCCAGATGATGCGCCCACACCTCCCTGGCTGGAATGGGCGCGCGAAATGCAGGCCATGGCCCAGACCGGACTCACATACGCCAAGAGTCATTACGACGAGATTCTGTTCCGACGGTTCATGGAGATAGCCGCCGAAATGACAGCCATGCACGGAAGACTGGAACCAGCCGCCGTCGAACAGGTTTTTCTGTGTCAGCCGGGATATTCCACGGTGAAGGTGGACGTGCGCGGCGCCGTGATTCGCGAAGGCAGGGTGCTGCTCGTGCAGGAGCGGCTCGATGAAAAGTGGTGTCTGCCCGGCGGCTGGGCCGACGTGGGCGAGTATCCCTCCGCCATGGTGGAGCGCGAAATCCAGGAAGAAAGCGGTGTGGACGCCAGGGCTGCGCGGCTCGTGGGGCTGTACGACGCCAATCGCAAAGGCCGGCCCCTGGAGTTTTTCCATGCGTACAAGGCCGTGTTCCTTTGCAAGGACCTGGGCGGCGAGCCAAGGCCCAGCGAGGAGACCATGGACGCGGCGTTTTTCGATTTCGACGACTTGCCTGTCCTGTCCGAAAACAGGACCGATGCGCGGCACCTGGCCGAGATTCGCAGGCATCTTGCCGATCCATGCCGGCCGGCCGCGTTTGAATAG
- a CDS encoding YbgA family protein, with protein sequence MPEALCQTFVNQTQEAEDETPRIGISRCLLGENVRYDGGHQLDRFLRDTLGRYVTFVGVCPEVECGMSIPRDSLHLVGDPENPRLVTRKTGEDHTEQMTAWTETALDYLAEQNLCGFVFKSRSPSSGLHNIKVYDETTGQPVSHKGRGIFASAFVERFPLLPVEDDGRLHDPLLREMFIERVFLFRRLRNSLARGMSRHELIEFHASHKLLFMSHSPEHARDLGSLVGRIKEWPIDDVYCKYLKIMHVCLERKPTPSKHRNVLQHALGYFRNQLSSDEKQEMLEIIDHFHMGHVPLIVPITLINHFTRKYDEPYLSRQCYLRPHPLELALRNHS encoded by the coding sequence ATGCCAGAAGCTTTGTGCCAGACCTTCGTGAACCAGACTCAGGAAGCAGAGGACGAGACCCCGCGAATCGGCATCAGCCGCTGCCTTCTGGGCGAGAACGTCCGCTACGACGGGGGGCATCAACTGGACAGGTTCCTGCGGGACACTCTGGGCCGCTATGTGACGTTCGTGGGCGTTTGCCCGGAGGTGGAGTGCGGCATGTCCATCCCGCGGGATTCCCTGCACCTGGTGGGGGACCCGGAAAATCCCCGGCTGGTGACGCGCAAGACAGGCGAGGATCACACCGAGCAGATGACGGCATGGACTGAAACGGCTCTGGATTACCTGGCCGAACAGAATCTGTGCGGTTTCGTGTTCAAAAGCCGGTCGCCTTCCAGCGGTCTGCACAATATCAAGGTGTACGACGAAACCACGGGCCAGCCCGTATCGCACAAGGGGCGCGGCATCTTTGCCAGCGCTTTCGTGGAGCGTTTTCCCCTGTTGCCAGTGGAAGACGACGGCCGGCTGCACGATCCCCTGCTGAGAGAGATGTTCATCGAGCGGGTTTTTCTGTTCCGCAGGCTGCGCAACAGCCTGGCGCGGGGCATGAGCCGCCACGAACTCATCGAGTTCCATGCTTCGCACAAGCTCCTGTTCATGTCCCACAGCCCGGAACATGCGCGGGATCTGGGTTCGCTGGTGGGGCGCATCAAGGAGTGGCCCATTGATGACGTGTACTGCAAATATCTGAAAATCATGCACGTCTGCCTGGAACGAAAGCCCACGCCATCCAAGCACCGCAACGTGCTGCAACACGCACTGGGCTACTTCAGGAATCAGCTCTCCAGCGACGAGAAGCAGGAAATGCTGGAGATAATCGACCATTTTCATATGGGGCACGTGCCGCTCATTGTGCCCATCACCCTTATCAACCATTTCACACGCAAATACGACGAACCTTACCTGAGCCGGCAGTGCTATCTCCGCCCGCACCCGTTGGAGCTGGCGTTGCGGAACCATTCGTGA
- a CDS encoding HD domain-containing protein, whose product MTREEALALLQSQNPETHLVEHGEQTEAVMRAMALRFAPGQEELWAMTGLLHDVDYPGTKDDPARHGLAAAEIIGDALPPEAIRAIAAHNSECTNVKPESEFEWALRCAESVTGLIKAAALVRPDGMQGMKSKSLKKKMKDKSFAANVDRDRIRECEKLDLELGEFLDLAVAAMAAPEQH is encoded by the coding sequence ATGACCAGAGAAGAAGCGCTCGCACTCTTACAATCGCAGAACCCTGAAACACATCTCGTGGAGCACGGCGAACAGACCGAGGCCGTGATGCGCGCCATGGCTTTGCGATTCGCCCCGGGACAGGAAGAACTCTGGGCCATGACCGGCCTGCTGCACGACGTGGACTATCCCGGGACCAAGGATGATCCGGCCCGACACGGGCTGGCTGCGGCTGAAATCATCGGCGACGCATTGCCGCCCGAGGCGATCCGGGCCATTGCCGCGCACAACTCCGAATGCACGAACGTGAAGCCCGAAAGCGAATTTGAATGGGCGTTGCGCTGCGCCGAGTCCGTTACCGGGCTCATCAAGGCCGCTGCCCTGGTGCGGCCCGACGGCATGCAGGGGATGAAGTCCAAGAGTCTGAAAAAGAAGATGAAAGACAAATCGTTCGCCGCAAACGTGGACCGTGACCGCATCCGCGAATGCGAGAAACTGGATCTCGAACTCGGCGAGTTCCTGGACCTTGCCGTGGCAGCCATGGCTGCCCCTGAGCAGCACTGA
- a CDS encoding sugar transferase — protein sequence MDAVIFCNDSSTVPEPLARRGPLCFLPVGNTPLLDLVLQSLSTAGVTRAFLVLDPVTVLSSEAEEQWREAEKTSGIEIEAIPYAGGILDTATRVRSHLGEDFLLLPKLSLAGVEISRIMGIHRRERNALTYYAARGNNGELHPSHAMCLNQAVMGLSPVMGVHSAPELVERIRQTAVRVNVCAEPLDALPVQGLGDLFSANMLALRGKLPQVRLEGKKIADGVRIGTDCRIHPSARIKGPVLLGNGCIVARNASIGPHVVLGPGSIVDRGALVRDAVTQEDAYVGPGEDMEKCWIGGEFLIRMANHEVRSVTDPHGLGTAPSAESAGESSACCAPARAHRLAALAGLLISLPALVPCCIAHVLKPSKRRIRTRLFVQHPLQATAPATSNTENEEELAAVDQPFDDESEPFHEDAVYETTRKADEDISASTASASSHNPSSTPELGFYHVLAGPPGSGFMPRSLPALWDVVLGRIALVGVEPLTPEEAAMCVEPWEQVRFAAPPGLVQPRHAFSSRPIPQSQKRAMEHFYARTRTVRSDIRLLFRAVLRRILG from the coding sequence ATGGATGCGGTCATTTTCTGTAATGACAGCTCGACCGTGCCGGAGCCTTTGGCTCGGCGCGGTCCGCTGTGCTTTCTTCCCGTCGGCAACACCCCTCTTCTCGACCTCGTCCTGCAGAGCCTGTCCACGGCCGGAGTCACCCGGGCGTTTCTGGTGCTTGACCCGGTCACCGTTCTGTCCTCGGAAGCCGAAGAGCAATGGCGGGAGGCGGAAAAGACATCCGGCATCGAGATCGAAGCCATACCATACGCCGGCGGCATCCTCGACACGGCGACGCGCGTGCGGAGCCACCTCGGCGAGGATTTCCTCCTCCTGCCCAAGCTTTCTCTGGCCGGCGTGGAGATTTCCCGCATCATGGGCATCCACCGCCGGGAGCGAAACGCGCTGACCTACTACGCCGCGCGCGGCAACAACGGCGAACTCCACCCCTCCCACGCCATGTGCCTGAACCAGGCGGTCATGGGGTTGTCGCCGGTCATGGGCGTGCATTCCGCCCCCGAGTTGGTTGAACGCATCCGCCAGACCGCCGTCCGGGTGAATGTCTGCGCCGAACCGCTGGACGCCCTCCCGGTACAGGGGTTGGGCGATCTTTTTTCCGCAAACATGCTGGCCCTGCGCGGCAAGCTCCCCCAGGTACGCCTGGAGGGCAAAAAAATCGCCGACGGTGTGCGCATAGGCACGGACTGCCGCATCCACCCTTCGGCCAGAATCAAGGGACCGGTTCTGCTGGGCAACGGCTGCATCGTGGCGCGTAACGCCAGCATAGGCCCGCATGTGGTGCTGGGGCCGGGCTCCATCGTGGATCGCGGCGCCCTGGTGCGCGATGCCGTGACGCAGGAGGACGCCTACGTCGGCCCTGGCGAGGATATGGAAAAATGCTGGATCGGCGGCGAGTTCCTCATCCGCATGGCCAACCATGAAGTACGCTCCGTCACCGACCCCCACGGCCTGGGCACGGCGCCGTCCGCAGAATCGGCCGGGGAATCCTCCGCCTGCTGCGCCCCTGCGCGGGCGCATCGTCTCGCCGCACTGGCCGGCCTGCTTATCAGCCTGCCGGCGCTTGTGCCCTGCTGCATCGCCCACGTGCTCAAACCCTCAAAACGCCGCATCCGCACGCGCCTGTTTGTTCAACACCCGTTGCAGGCAACCGCGCCGGCAACCTCGAACACGGAAAACGAAGAAGAACTCGCTGCGGTGGATCAGCCGTTCGATGATGAGTCAGAGCCCTTTCACGAGGACGCCGTCTACGAGACCACCCGAAAAGCGGATGAGGATATTTCGGCATCCACCGCTTCCGCTTCTTCGCATAATCCTTCCTCCACGCCCGAGCTTGGCTTCTATCACGTGCTTGCCGGCCCGCCCGGTTCAGGCTTTATGCCCCGTTCGCTTCCCGCGCTGTGGGACGTGGTGCTCGGCCGCATCGCCCTGGTGGGCGTGGAACCTCTCACTCCCGAGGAAGCCGCCATGTGCGTGGAGCCGTGGGAACAAGTTCGCTTCGCCGCTCCGCCCGGCCTCGTCCAGCCCCGCCACGCCTTCAGCTCCCGCCCCATACCGCAATCCCAGAAGCGCGCCATGGAACATTTCTACGCGCGCACCCGCACCGTGCGCAGCGACATCCGCCTGCTATTCCGGGCAGTGCTCCGGCGCATTCTCGGGTAG
- a CDS encoding imidazoleglycerol-phosphate dehydratase yields MKRRAEIRRETSETRIRLALTLDPDPNRPPDVRVSTGMGFADHMITLMAFWAHMELDLSCEGDLHVDGHHTLEDVGLCLGRAIDEALGDKKGIARVGWARVPMDEAMCDVALDLSGRPYLVYMEDAPLPPTIAGEEKDLWREYYKSLATAARMNLHMRFLYGQNGHHLLESAAKGLGLALRAAWSPQRAGLLSTKGSLD; encoded by the coding sequence ATGAAACGACGCGCCGAAATACGCCGCGAGACGTCGGAGACGCGCATCCGCCTCGCGCTTACGCTCGACCCCGACCCGAATCGGCCGCCCGATGTCCGCGTTTCAACGGGCATGGGCTTCGCCGACCACATGATAACTCTCATGGCTTTCTGGGCCCACATGGAGCTCGACCTCTCCTGTGAGGGCGACCTGCACGTGGACGGCCACCACACCCTGGAGGACGTGGGGTTGTGCCTGGGCCGCGCCATTGACGAAGCCCTGGGCGACAAGAAAGGCATCGCCCGCGTGGGCTGGGCCCGCGTGCCCATGGACGAGGCCATGTGCGACGTGGCGCTGGACCTTTCCGGCCGGCCCTACCTTGTGTATATGGAGGATGCGCCGCTGCCTCCGACCATCGCCGGCGAAGAAAAGGACCTCTGGCGCGAGTATTACAAATCCCTGGCCACGGCGGCGCGGATGAACCTCCACATGCGCTTTCTGTACGGCCAGAACGGCCACCATCTTCTGGAATCGGCAGCCAAGGGGCTGGGGCTCGCTCTGCGCGCGGCCTGGTCGCCGCAGCGCGCCGGTCTCCTTTCCACCAAAGGAAGTCTGGACTGA
- the hisA gene encoding 1-(5-phosphoribosyl)-5-[(5-phosphoribosylamino)methylideneamino]imidazole-4-carboxamide isomerase encodes MILFPAVDIKDGQCVRLKQGLADQVTVFSDDPTAMARHWVDLGSDWLHVIDLDGAFSGKPVNEALIRAICTGQGMEKTPSVQLGGGIRDVDTAKSYVDAGVTRLIIGTMALEAPDTFAELCRELPGRIGVSLDAVDGKLKTRGWVEDSGLTATEVLPRLEDAGAAFIIYTDISRDGMHSGVNLDAMTALVEASSVPVLAAGGVSTLSDLETLYPLHAKGLQGVITGRAIYEGTLNFTEALDWLRDKN; translated from the coding sequence ATGATTCTCTTTCCCGCAGTCGACATCAAGGACGGTCAGTGCGTACGGCTCAAGCAGGGCCTCGCCGACCAGGTGACGGTTTTCTCCGACGACCCCACGGCCATGGCCCGGCATTGGGTCGATCTCGGCAGCGACTGGCTGCACGTCATCGACCTGGACGGCGCGTTCAGCGGCAAGCCCGTCAACGAAGCGCTCATCCGAGCCATCTGCACCGGCCAGGGCATGGAGAAAACGCCCTCGGTCCAGCTGGGCGGCGGCATCCGCGACGTGGATACGGCCAAGAGCTACGTGGACGCCGGCGTCACCCGTCTGATCATCGGCACCATGGCCCTGGAGGCACCGGACACATTTGCGGAGCTGTGCAGGGAACTGCCCGGCCGCATCGGAGTGTCCCTGGACGCCGTGGACGGAAAACTCAAGACACGCGGATGGGTGGAGGATTCCGGCCTCACCGCCACCGAGGTTCTGCCCCGGCTGGAAGATGCGGGCGCCGCCTTCATCATCTACACGGACATCAGCCGCGACGGCATGCACAGCGGCGTGAACCTCGACGCCATGACCGCCCTCGTGGAGGCCTCGTCCGTGCCCGTGCTCGCCGCCGGCGGCGTTTCCACCCTGAGCGACCTGGAGACCCTCTATCCCCTGCACGCCAAGGGGTTGCAGGGCGTCATCACCGGCCGCGCCATCTACGAAGGGACACTGAACTTCACGGAAGCGCTGGACTGGCTGCGAGACAAGAACTAG
- a CDS encoding uracil-xanthine permease family protein yields the protein MGTDYVFRGRDALLGAQMLFVAFGALVLVPLLTGLDANVALFTAGAGTLIFQLITRGKVPVFLASSFAFIAPLIYGVKTWGIPATLCGLAAAGVVYVILAMIIRWRGTGIVNRLLPAVVTGPVIMVIGLSLASVAVFMALGKTGDGAAQLVPESTAIIVSMVSLAATVFVSLLGRGLFRLVPILSGIVVGYVVSLFFGIVDFSPVAEAAWISMPKFVAPEWNWEAILFIMPVAIAPAIEHVGDVLAISSVTHKNYIENPGVHRTMMGDGLATIMAALLGGPPNTTYSEVTGAVALTKSFNPAIMTWAAIVAILLAFVGKLGAVLSTIPVPVMGGILVLLFGAIAVVGMNSMVRAREDLMHPRNLAIVAVVLVFGIGGMSFEAGEFAIKGIGLAGIVGVLLNLVLPWGPHPLNRPGDEKK from the coding sequence ATGGGGACGGACTATGTCTTCCGGGGGCGTGACGCACTGCTGGGCGCGCAGATGCTTTTCGTGGCCTTTGGCGCTTTGGTGCTCGTGCCGTTGCTCACCGGGCTCGATGCAAACGTGGCGCTCTTCACCGCCGGCGCCGGCACCCTGATCTTCCAACTGATCACCCGGGGCAAGGTCCCGGTGTTTCTCGCCTCGTCGTTCGCGTTCATCGCGCCGCTCATCTACGGCGTGAAGACCTGGGGCATCCCGGCTACGCTGTGCGGTCTGGCCGCGGCCGGCGTGGTGTACGTCATTCTCGCCATGATCATCCGCTGGCGCGGCACCGGTATTGTGAACAGGCTGCTGCCGGCGGTGGTCACCGGCCCGGTCATCATGGTCATCGGGCTGTCCCTGGCCTCGGTGGCGGTGTTCATGGCCCTGGGCAAAACCGGCGACGGCGCCGCCCAGTTGGTGCCCGAGTCCACGGCCATCATCGTATCCATGGTTTCTCTGGCCGCCACGGTATTCGTTTCGCTCTTGGGCAGGGGGCTGTTCAGGCTGGTGCCCATTCTCTCGGGCATTGTGGTGGGGTACGTGGTTTCTCTCTTCTTCGGCATCGTGGACTTCAGCCCGGTGGCCGAGGCGGCGTGGATATCCATGCCGAAGTTCGTGGCCCCGGAGTGGAACTGGGAGGCCATCCTCTTCATCATGCCGGTGGCCATCGCTCCGGCAATCGAGCACGTGGGCGACGTACTGGCCATCAGCTCGGTGACGCACAAGAACTACATCGAGAACCCGGGCGTACACCGCACCATGATGGGCGACGGCCTGGCCACCATCATGGCGGCGCTGCTGGGCGGACCGCCGAACACCACATACTCCGAGGTGACCGGAGCCGTGGCGCTGACCAAATCCTTCAACCCGGCTATAATGACCTGGGCAGCCATCGTGGCCATTCTGCTGGCTTTCGTGGGCAAGCTGGGCGCGGTCCTGTCCACCATTCCGGTGCCGGTGATGGGCGGCATCCTCGTACTGCTCTTCGGCGCCATCGCCGTGGTGGGCATGAACTCCATGGTCCGGGCGCGCGAAGACCTCATGCACCCGCGCAACCTGGCCATCGTGGCCGTCGTCCTGGTGTTCGGCATCGGCGGCATGTCCTTTGAGGCCGGCGAGTTCGCCATCAAGGGCATCGGCCTGGCCGGCATCGTGGGCGTTCTGCTCAACCTGGTGCTGCCCTGGGGGCCGCATCCCCTGAACCGCCCGGGCGACGAGAAGAAGTAA
- the upp gene encoding uracil phosphoribosyltransferase, which yields MMVHVVDHPLVRHKLGLLRRDDVSTKNFREVANEVARLLTYEATKDLETETMTVQGWAGPVEVEEIKGKKITVVPILRAGLGMLDGVLDMVPGVKVSVVGIFRNEETLEPVRYYVKLAGNIEERLALILDPMLATGGTLSHTIDLLKEAGCTNIRGLFLVAAPEGIARIEKDHPDVHIYTAAIDEKLNEAGYIIPGLGDAGDKIFGTR from the coding sequence ATCATGGTGCATGTGGTGGACCACCCCCTGGTGCGGCACAAACTCGGCCTTCTGCGACGCGACGACGTCTCCACGAAGAACTTCCGCGAGGTCGCCAACGAGGTCGCGCGTCTCTTGACCTACGAAGCGACCAAGGACCTCGAGACCGAGACGATGACCGTGCAGGGGTGGGCCGGCCCCGTGGAGGTGGAGGAGATCAAGGGCAAGAAGATCACCGTCGTTCCGATCCTTCGCGCCGGGCTGGGCATGCTGGACGGCGTGCTGGATATGGTTCCCGGCGTCAAGGTCAGCGTGGTGGGCATCTTCCGCAACGAGGAAACTCTGGAGCCCGTGCGCTATTACGTGAAACTCGCCGGCAATATCGAAGAGCGCCTCGCCCTGATCCTGGACCCCATGCTGGCTACAGGCGGCACCCTGAGCCACACCATAGACCTGCTTAAGGAAGCGGGCTGCACGAACATCCGCGGCCTGTTCCTGGTGGCCGCTCCCGAGGGTATCGCGCGCATTGAGAAGGACCACCCGGACGTGCACATCTACACGGCCGCTATCGATGAAAAGCTGAACGAAGCCGGGTACATCATTCCCGGCCTGGGCGACGCCGGCGACAAGATTTTCGGCACCAGGTAA
- the coaE gene encoding dephospho-CoA kinase (Dephospho-CoA kinase (CoaE) performs the final step in coenzyme A biosynthesis.) gives MDQHNESDVTNEERTFRIQSHPQDCGSRLDAFLGRHASALAGMDALSREQVKRLIKHGCVLVDGVAQTKPSLRLSGGEVVDVRMDTAPVREQAEAMPGRLDVIYEDDQILVINKPAGLTVHPAPSCDEPTLVNRLVARWPDMAHLDKDRPGIVHRIDKDTSGIIVAARTNAARLALSEAFSSRNVDKEYIALAHGVPEPPDGAVDAPIGRHPTVKVRMAVCAKGGRHALSEYRTLHADPLGRWSLLAVKIHTGRTHQIRVHMDYIGHPLLGDPVYGHKNAAGAEAVDALPEPLRPCRQMLHAWTIGFDHPVSREHLTFSTRPPLDMRRLPLLLSRSVQRVVVTGVAGCGKSTAARFLAGRGGRRDGPAPLFSADQAVAELYAPGGDGARFIAGRYGERFVSPDGGVDRRALFQAMQREPAVRREVEEAVHPMVRHMLAGFWEKHSRERFAVAEIPLFHEAGWRDDVDVIVCLYCPEELRAKRLHEARGWDAHVLAAFDSWQLPQQAKIRGSHLVVDNSGNTDRLHSRMQDCANVLTWLRRNRMNRLRELFDRLMRADI, from the coding sequence ATGGATCAACACAACGAATCCGACGTAACGAACGAGGAACGAACGTTCCGCATCCAGTCCCACCCGCAGGACTGCGGATCTCGGCTGGACGCCTTTCTCGGCAGGCATGCTTCCGCCTTGGCCGGCATGGATGCGCTCTCGCGCGAGCAGGTGAAGCGTCTGATCAAGCATGGCTGCGTCCTGGTGGACGGTGTTGCTCAAACCAAGCCGTCCCTGCGGCTTTCGGGCGGCGAGGTGGTGGACGTGCGCATGGACACGGCGCCGGTCCGCGAGCAAGCCGAGGCCATGCCCGGGCGTCTCGACGTAATCTACGAGGATGACCAGATCCTCGTCATCAACAAGCCGGCCGGCCTCACCGTGCACCCGGCGCCCTCCTGCGACGAGCCCACCCTGGTCAACCGGCTTGTGGCGCGCTGGCCGGACATGGCGCACCTGGACAAGGACCGGCCCGGCATCGTCCACCGCATCGACAAGGACACCAGCGGAATCATCGTGGCGGCGCGGACCAACGCTGCGAGGCTTGCTCTTTCCGAGGCTTTTTCGTCCAGAAATGTGGACAAGGAGTACATTGCCCTGGCGCACGGCGTTCCGGAGCCGCCCGACGGCGCTGTGGACGCGCCCATCGGCCGGCACCCCACGGTCAAGGTCCGCATGGCAGTGTGCGCCAAAGGCGGACGGCATGCGCTCTCCGAATACCGCACGCTGCATGCCGATCCGCTGGGCCGCTGGTCCCTGCTCGCCGTGAAAATACACACAGGCCGCACCCACCAGATCCGCGTGCACATGGATTACATCGGCCACCCCCTGCTCGGTGATCCGGTATACGGCCACAAAAACGCCGCCGGAGCCGAAGCGGTAGACGCCCTGCCCGAACCGTTGCGCCCTTGCCGGCAGATGCTGCACGCCTGGACCATCGGTTTCGACCACCCCGTTTCCCGCGAGCATTTGACATTTTCCACGCGCCCGCCCCTGGACATGCGCCGACTCCCCCTGCTCCTGTCGCGCTCGGTCCAGCGCGTGGTGGTCACGGGCGTTGCCGGATGCGGCAAGTCCACCGCAGCCAGATTTCTGGCCGGCCGGGGCGGACGAAGGGACGGCCCGGCGCCTCTTTTCAGCGCGGATCAGGCCGTTGCCGAGTTGTACGCACCGGGCGGGGACGGAGCGCGCTTCATTGCCGGCCGGTACGGCGAACGGTTCGTGTCGCCGGACGGCGGGGTCGATCGCCGTGCGCTGTTCCAGGCCATGCAGCGCGAGCCGGCAGTGCGCCGCGAGGTGGAAGAAGCCGTACATCCCATGGTGCGCCACATGCTTGCCGGATTCTGGGAGAAACACAGCCGGGAACGGTTCGCCGTGGCGGAAATTCCGCTGTTCCACGAAGCGGGTTGGAGAGATGATGTCGACGTGATAGTCTGCCTGTACTGTCCGGAAGAGCTTCGGGCGAAGCGGTTGCACGAGGCTCGGGGGTGGGATGCGCACGTGTTGGCCGCATTCGACTCCTGGCAACTGCCGCAGCAGGCCAAAATTCGAGGATCCCACCTCGTGGTGGACAACAGCGGGAATACGGACCGGCTGCACAGCCGCATGCAGGACTGCGCAAACGTGCTGACCTGGCTGCGGAGAAACAGAATGAACAGACTGCGAGAGTTGTTCGACCGCCTGATGAGGGCGGATATATAG